DNA from Helcococcus ovis:
CACTTTCAGGTGGGAATCAACAAAAATTAATTATTGCCAGAGAAATTTCATCAAATCCGGATTTGTTAATAGCTGTTCAGCCTACAAGGGGGCTTGATGTAGGAGCGATAGAATATGTTCATAAAGCTTTAATTTCCCAAAGAGATGAAGGAAAAGCTATTTTATTGATTTCTTTTGAATTAGATGAAGTTATGAATGTATCAGATAAAATAGGTGTAATATACAAAGGGAAAATTCAAGAAGAATTTTTACAAGGAGAAAAAACGGAAAAAGAAATAGGATTACTAATGGCTGGAGGTAAAAATGAAAGAAAATAAATTAAATAAACTTTTTACTAATCAGTTGTTTACAACACTTTTAGCTATATTTTTGGGATTGATATTAGGTGCTGTTTTATTGTTAATAACAAAAATAAATCCTATCGAAGCCTATAAACAAATGATAGTAGGTGTATTTGGTAGTCAAAGAAATATATTTGAAGTAATTATAAAAGCTACACCCATAATATTAACAGGAGCGTCTGTTGCGTTTGCATTTAAGACAGGATTATTTAATATAGGTGCAGAAGGACAATATATTTTTGGGTATGTATTAGCCGGAGTTGTAGGGATTTTGTTAAATTTACCTTGGTTTTTACAAATACCTTTACTTATAATAGTCGGTATGTTGGCAGGAATTATTTTTGGTGGTATATCGGGCTTTTTAAAAGCAAAATTTGGAGTTCATGAAGTTATTTCAGGGATAATGTTAAATTGGATAGCACTTCATTTTCATAATTATGTTGCATTGTCATCACCTTTGTTTATTCAAAACACATCAGGCACGGGACCTATAAATTTATCCGGACAGATAAAATTATTTGCTGCGGAAAAAGCAGCTGGAGATTATCAAAGTATATTAAATGTCCCTGTTATCGGAAAAATTTTAAGTAGAAGTGATATAAA
Protein-coding regions in this window:
- a CDS encoding ABC transporter permease, which encodes MKENKLNKLFTNQLFTTLLAIFLGLILGAVLLLITKINPIEAYKQMIVGVFGSQRNIFEVIIKATPIILTGASVAFAFKTGLFNIGAEGQYIFGYVLAGVVGILLNLPWFLQIPLLIIVGMLAGIIFGGISGFLKAKFGVHEVISGIMLNWIALHFHNYVALSSPLFIQNTSGTGPINLSGQIKLFAAEKAAGDYQSILNVPVIGKILSRSDINYGIIIAVIAAIVLHYIIKKSTLGYQLRAVGFNKHAAEFAGINVNKNIIISMAISGAIAGLAGAVNIMALSPHKITSLAAFENYGFDGLSVALIAGSNILGTILAAILYSVLKIGGNIIQLQYNAPTEIISILIGGIIFFIALANILPYLADKIASRKLKKKYNKSDS